The following proteins come from a genomic window of Larimichthys crocea isolate SSNF chromosome XV, L_crocea_2.0, whole genome shotgun sequence:
- the dip2ba gene encoding disco-interacting protein 2 homolog B-A isoform X2 — MADRGVDLSALPKEVRDQLAELDLELSEGDITQKGYEKKKAKLLASYIQHLPNVDLSLPDVQLSPGHSVDPSPSPEAPGPSTSSAARHHRAHRSGGARDERYRSDIHTEAVQAALAKHKEEKMALPMPTKRRSAFVQSPIDTCTPPDTSSASEDEGSLRRKAALSAVLAQSLQSPDYWINRSVQSSSTSSSASSTLSHGEPKTQPQLQPAVSLLADVLSHTRIENSVPPDVTSSTPQERGSRVDLPPAVRGMSRGQSRSSMLDTADGVPVNSRVSTKIQQLLNTLKRPKRPPLSEFFVDDSEEIVEVPQPDPNTPKPEGRQIIPVKGEPLGVVSNWPPALQAALARWGATQAKSPALTALDITGKPLYTLTYGKLWSRSLKLAYTLLNKLGTKTEPVLQPGDRVALVYPNSDPGMFWVAFYGCLLAEVIPVPIEVPLSRQDAGSQQIGFLLGSCGVSLALTSEVCLKGLPKTPNGEIIQFKGWPRMKWVVTDTKYLTKPSKDWQPHIPTANTDTAYIEYKASKEGTVMGVAVSKISMLTHCQALTQACNYCEGETLVNVLDCKKDMGLWHGVLTSVMNRIHTITVPYAVMKACPMSWVQRVHIHKARVALVKCRDLHWAMMAHKDQRDTNLSSIRMLIVADGANPWSVSSCDAFLNVFQSHGLKPEVICPCATSPEALTVAIRRPGARGAPLPARAILSMGGLSHGVIRVNTEDKNSALTVQDVGHIMPGALMCIVKPDGSPQLCKTDEIGEIVINSRAGGTMYYGLPGVTKNTFEVIPVNQAGAPIGEIPFSRTGLLGFVGPGSLVFVVGKIEGLLMVSGRRHNADDLVATALAVEPVKTVYRGRIAVFSVTVFYDERIVIVAEQRPDASEEDSFQWMSRVLQAIDSIHQVGLYCLALVPANTLPKTPLGGIHICETKQNFLEGNLHPCNILMCPHTCVTNLPKPRQKQPVDVGPASMLVGNLVAGKRIAQATGRELGVVEDQDLIRKHQFLSEALQWRAQTDPDHVLYVLLNAKGVAVCTATCAQLHKRAEKITATLMERGGLNTGDNVVLLYPPGIDLIAAFYGCLYAGVIPVTVRPPHPQNLAATLPTVRMIIDVSKAACILTTQPLMRILRSREAAASVNIKTWPTIIDTDDLPRKRPPHIYKPPTAEMLAYLDFSVSTTGMLTGVKMSHAAVSTLCRSIKLQCELYSSRQIAICLDPYCGLGFVLWCLSSVYSGHQSILIPPLELEGSLPVWLSTLSQYKIRDTFCSYSVMELCTKGLGTQTEMLKARGLNLSCVRSCVVIAEERPRLALTQSFSKLFKDLGLSPRAVSTAFGSRVNLAICLQGTSGPDPSTVYVDMKSLRHDRVRLVERGAPQSLPLMESGTILPGVRVIIVNPETRGPLGDSHLGEIWVSSSHSASGYYTIYGEESLQADHFNTRLSFGEPHTLWARTGYLGFIKRTELLDASGDRHDALFVVGSLDETLELRGLRYHPIDIETSVSRAHRSIAESAVFTWTNLLVVVAELSGSEQEALDLVPLVTNVVLEEHHLIVGVVVIVDPGVIPINSRGEKQRMHLRDSFLADQLDPIYVAYNM; from the exons ATGGCAGACCGCGGCGTGGATTTGTCCGCCCTGCCAAAGGAGGTTAGAGACCAATTGGCGGAGTTGGATCTGGAGCTGTCTGAAG GTGACATCACGCAGAAGGGCTATGAGAAGAAGAAAGCCAAGCTGCTGGCCTCCTACATCCAACATTTGCCAA ATGTGGATCTGTCTCTGCCAGATGTGCAGCTCTCCCCGGGCCACAGTGTCGACCCTAGCCCCAGTCCTGAGGCCCCGGGCCCCTCCACATCTTCTGCCGCCAGACACCACCGTGCACACCGTAGTGGAGGGGCCAGGGACGAGCGCTACAGATCAG ACATCCACACAGAGGCTGTGCAGGCAGCACTGGCcaaacacaaagaagagaagatggCACTGCCCATGCCAACCAAGAGACGCTCAGCCTTTGTTCAGTCTCCCATAGATACTTGCACACCTCCAG aCACATCTTCTGCATCAGAGGATGAGGGCTCGCTGCGCAGAAAGGCAGCTCTCAGTGCAGTGCTCGCCCAGAGCCTGCAGAGCCCTGATTACTGGATCAACCGTTCCGTCCAAAGCTCCTCCACGTCCTCGTCTgcttcctccaccctctcccaTGGAGAGCCAAAGACCCAGCCCCAGCTCCAACCCGCTGTTTCCCTGTTGGCGGACGTACTGTCCCACACACGCATAG AAAACAGTGTGCCCCCAGATGTGACATCCTCCACTCCCCAGGAGAGAGGGTCCAGGGTTGACCTGCCTCCGGCGGTTAGGGGTATGAGCCGTGGACAGAGCCGCTCCAGCATGCTGGATACAGCTGAcg GCGTGCCTGTCAACAGCAGGGTGTCCACCAAGATCCAGCAGCTGTTAAACACACTCAAACGGCCGAAGAGACCACCACTCAGCGAATTTTTTGTCGATGACTCTGAGGAGATTGTAgaag TGCCCCAGCCGGACCCCAACACCCCAAAGCCAGAGGGTCGTCAAATCATCCCAGTGAAGGGGGAGCCCCTCGGTGTGGTCAGTAACTGGCCTCCTGCCTTGCAGGCTGCCTTGGCCCGCTGGGGGGCCACCCAGGCCAAGAGCCCTGCCCTCACTGCTCTGGATATCACTGGCAAACCCCTCTACACACTCACATATG GCAAACTATGGAGTCGCAGTCTGAAACTGGCCTATACACTTCTGAATAAACTGGGCACCAAGACAGAACCAGTCCTTCAACCTGGAGATCGG GTGGCGCTGGTGTATCCTAACAGTGACCCCGGCATGTTCTGGGTGGCTTTCTATGGCTGCCTCTTAGCTGAGGTCATCCCTGTACCCATTGAGGTACCACTGTCACGACAG GATGCAGGCAGCCAGCAGATTGGCTTCCTATTGGGCAGCTGTGGTGTTAGTCTGGCGCTCACCAGCGAGGTGTGTCTCAAAGGGCTGCCCAAGACACCAAACGGAGAGATCATCCAGTTCAAAG GGTGGCCAAGAATGAAATGGGTGGTGACAGACACAAAGTACCTGACCAAACCATCCAAAGACTGGCAGCCTCACATCCCCACCgccaacacagacacagcctACATCGAG TACAAAGCCAGTAAGGAGGGGACGGTGATGGGAGTTGCTGTGTCCAAGATCTCCATGCTGACACACTGTCAAGCCCTGACACAGGCTTGTAACTACTGTGAAG gGGAGACGCTTGTAAATGTGTTGGACTGCAAGAAGGATATGGGCTTGTGGCATGGCGTCTTAACG AGTGTCATGAACAGAATCCACACCATCACAGTGCCATACGCTGTCATGAAAGCATGTCCCATGTCCTGGGTGCAGAGGGTGCACATTCACAAAG CACGCGTGGCCTTGGTGAAGTGCCGTGACCTCCACTGGGCCATGATGGCCCACAAGGACCAGAGAGACACCAATCTGTCCTCCATACGTATGCTTATTGTGGCTGATGGCGCAAACCCAT GGTCTGTGTCGTCATGTGATGCCTTCCTGAATGTGTTCCAGTCTCATGGTCTGAAGCCTGAGGTGATCTGTCCATGTGCCACCTCTCCTGAGGCTCTGACCGTGGCAATACGCAG GCCTGGTGCAAGAGGAGCTCCACTACCCGCCAGGGCCATCCTGTCCATGGGTGGGCTGAGCCACGGGGTGATTAGGGTgaacacagaggacaaaaaCTCTGCTCTCACTGTTCAGGATGTGGGCCACATCATGCCGGGAG ctttgATGTGCATTGTTAAACCTGATGGGTCTCCTCAGCTGTGCAAGACAGATGAAATAGGAGAGATTGTGATCAACTCTCGGGCTGGAGGTACCATGTACTACGGCCTGCCTGGTGTCACCAAGAACACATTTGAG GTGATCCCCGTCAACCAAGCCGGAGCACCCATAGGAGAAATTCCCTTCAGTCGGACCGGTCTGCTTGGATTTGTAGGACCG GGAAGTCTGGTGTTTGTTGTGGGGAAGATCGAGGGCCTGCTGATGGTGAGTGGGCGACGCCACAACGCCGACGACCTGGTGGCCACCGCGCTAGCAGTAGAGCCTGTCAAAACAGTTTACAGGGGGAG GATCGCCGTGTTCTCTGTGACGGTGTTTTATGACGAGAGGATAGTGATTGTGGCAGAGCAGAGGCCTGACGCCAGTGAGGAGGACAGCTTCCAGTGGATGAGTCGAGTGCTGCAG GCCATAGACAGTATCCACCAGGTCGGTCTGTACTGTCTCGCACTCGTCCCAGCCAACACCCTCCCAAAGACGCCCCTTGGAGGCATACACATCTGTGAAACCAAGCAGAACTTTCTGGAGGGAAACCTGCACCCCTGTAACATCCTCATGTGCCCACACACCTGTGTTACCAACCTACCCAAGCCACGCCAGAAACAGCCAG TGGATGTCGGTCCAGCTTCTATGCTGGTCGGCAACTTGGTGGCAGGGAAACGCATCGCCCAGGCTACAGGCAGAGAGCTGGGTGTGGTGGAGGACCAGGATCTGATCCGAAAG CACCAGTTCTTGTCTGAAGCTCTGCAGTGGAGAGCTCAAACCGACCCAGACCATGTCCTATATGTGCTGCTCAATGCCAAG GGGGTGGCAGTGTGCACAGCTACTTGTGCTCAGCTGCacaagagagcagagaaaatcaCAGCTACCCTCATGGAGAGAGGAGGCCTCAACACAGGAGACAATGTGGTGCTACTTTATCCcccag GTATTGACCTGATAGCTGCCTTCTATGGCTGCCTCTATGCGGGGGTCATCCCTGTGACAGTGAGGCCGCCACACCCACAAAACCTGGCTGCTACTCTCCCCACTGTCCGCATGATCATCGAC GTGAGCAAAGCAGCCTGCATCCTCACCACTCAGCCTCTCATGAGGATCCTCAGGTCCAGGGAGGCTGCTGCCAGTGTCAACATCAAGACGTGGCCCACCATCATCGATACAG ATGATCTTCCCAGAAAGCGGCCACCGCACATTTATAAGCCCCCTACGGCTGAGATGCTGGCCTACCTGGACTTCAGTGTGTCCACCACAGGCATGTTGACTGGAGTCAAG ATGTCTCATGCTGCAGTCAGTACTCTGTGCCGCTCCATTAAGCTGCAGTGTGAGCTCTACTCCTCACGCCAAATAGCCATCTGCCTGGACCCGTACTGTGGCCTGGGCTTTGTCCTGTGGTGCCTCTCCAG TGTTTACTCAGGTCACCAGTCCATCCTTATCCCTCCTCTGGAGCTGGAAGGCTCGCTGCCTGTGTGGCTGAGCACGCTCAGTCAGTACAAAATCAGAGACACATTCTGCTCCTACTCTGTCATGGAGCTCTGCACCAAAGGCCTGGGCACCCAGACGGAGATGCTGAAG GCGCGAGGTCTGAATCTGTCGTGCGTGCGGAGCTGTGTGGTGATAGCAGAGGAGCGTCCTCGCCTCGCCCTCACGCAGTCCTTCTCCAAGCTCTTCAAAGATCTCGGCCTGTCACCGCGTGCCGTCAGCACCGCCTTTGGCTCCAGGGTCAACCTGGCCATCTGCCTGCAG GGCACTTCTGGACCAGACCCCTCCACCGTCTATGTTGACATGAAGTCTCTGCGCCACGACAG gGTGAGGCTGGTTGAACGAGGAGCGCCACAGAGTCTTCCCCTCATGGAGTCAGGCACT ATCCTTCCAGGAGTGAGGGTCATCATAGTTAACCCGGAGACCAGAGGCCCACTGGGAGATTCACATCTTGGGGAG aTCTGGGTGAGCAGCTCTCACAGCGCCAGTGGCTACTACACCATCTATGGGGAGGAGAGCCTGCAGGCTGATCATTTCAACACCAGACTCAGCTTTGGGGAGCCCCACACTCTGTGGGCCAGGACAGGTTACCTGGGCTTCATCAAGAGGACTGAGCTACTGGATGCAAGCGGAG ATCGTCACGATGCCTTGTTTGTGGTGGGTTCCCTTGATGAAACGTTGGAACTGAGGGGATTACGCTATCACCCCATTGACATCGAGACGTCTGTGTCCCGTGCCCATCGCAGCATCGCAGAGAG TGCCGTGTTTACATGGACcaacctgctggtggtggtggcggagCTGAGCGGCTCGGAGCAGGAGGCCTTGGACCTGGTGCCCCTCGTCACCAACGTGGTCCTGGAGGAGCACCACCTCATCGTCGGGGTGGTGGTCATCGTGGACCCCGGGGTGATTCCCATCAACTCCAGGGGAGAGAAGCAGAGGATGCACCTGCGAGACTCCTTCCTGGCCGACCAACTGGACCCCATCTACGTGGCCTACAACATGTGA
- the dip2ba gene encoding disco-interacting protein 2 homolog B-A isoform X1, which yields MADRGVDLSALPKEVRDQLAELDLELSEGDITQKGYEKKKAKLLASYIQHLPNVDLSLPDVQLSPGHSVDPSPSPEAPGPSTSSAARHHRAHRSGGARDERYRSDIHTEAVQAALAKHKEEKMALPMPTKRRSAFVQSPIDTCTPPDTSSASEDEGSLRRKAALSAVLAQSLQSPDYWINRSVQSSSTSSSASSTLSHGEPKTQPQLQPAVSLLADVLSHTRIENSVPPDVTSSTPQERGSRVDLPPAVRGMSRGQSRSSMLDTADGKRKGVPVNSRVSTKIQQLLNTLKRPKRPPLSEFFVDDSEEIVEVPQPDPNTPKPEGRQIIPVKGEPLGVVSNWPPALQAALARWGATQAKSPALTALDITGKPLYTLTYGKLWSRSLKLAYTLLNKLGTKTEPVLQPGDRVALVYPNSDPGMFWVAFYGCLLAEVIPVPIEVPLSRQDAGSQQIGFLLGSCGVSLALTSEVCLKGLPKTPNGEIIQFKGWPRMKWVVTDTKYLTKPSKDWQPHIPTANTDTAYIEYKASKEGTVMGVAVSKISMLTHCQALTQACNYCEGETLVNVLDCKKDMGLWHGVLTSVMNRIHTITVPYAVMKACPMSWVQRVHIHKARVALVKCRDLHWAMMAHKDQRDTNLSSIRMLIVADGANPWSVSSCDAFLNVFQSHGLKPEVICPCATSPEALTVAIRRPGARGAPLPARAILSMGGLSHGVIRVNTEDKNSALTVQDVGHIMPGALMCIVKPDGSPQLCKTDEIGEIVINSRAGGTMYYGLPGVTKNTFEVIPVNQAGAPIGEIPFSRTGLLGFVGPGSLVFVVGKIEGLLMVSGRRHNADDLVATALAVEPVKTVYRGRIAVFSVTVFYDERIVIVAEQRPDASEEDSFQWMSRVLQAIDSIHQVGLYCLALVPANTLPKTPLGGIHICETKQNFLEGNLHPCNILMCPHTCVTNLPKPRQKQPVDVGPASMLVGNLVAGKRIAQATGRELGVVEDQDLIRKHQFLSEALQWRAQTDPDHVLYVLLNAKGVAVCTATCAQLHKRAEKITATLMERGGLNTGDNVVLLYPPGIDLIAAFYGCLYAGVIPVTVRPPHPQNLAATLPTVRMIIDVSKAACILTTQPLMRILRSREAAASVNIKTWPTIIDTDDLPRKRPPHIYKPPTAEMLAYLDFSVSTTGMLTGVKMSHAAVSTLCRSIKLQCELYSSRQIAICLDPYCGLGFVLWCLSSVYSGHQSILIPPLELEGSLPVWLSTLSQYKIRDTFCSYSVMELCTKGLGTQTEMLKARGLNLSCVRSCVVIAEERPRLALTQSFSKLFKDLGLSPRAVSTAFGSRVNLAICLQGTSGPDPSTVYVDMKSLRHDRVRLVERGAPQSLPLMESGTILPGVRVIIVNPETRGPLGDSHLGEIWVSSSHSASGYYTIYGEESLQADHFNTRLSFGEPHTLWARTGYLGFIKRTELLDASGDRHDALFVVGSLDETLELRGLRYHPIDIETSVSRAHRSIAESAVFTWTNLLVVVAELSGSEQEALDLVPLVTNVVLEEHHLIVGVVVIVDPGVIPINSRGEKQRMHLRDSFLADQLDPIYVAYNM from the exons ATGGCAGACCGCGGCGTGGATTTGTCCGCCCTGCCAAAGGAGGTTAGAGACCAATTGGCGGAGTTGGATCTGGAGCTGTCTGAAG GTGACATCACGCAGAAGGGCTATGAGAAGAAGAAAGCCAAGCTGCTGGCCTCCTACATCCAACATTTGCCAA ATGTGGATCTGTCTCTGCCAGATGTGCAGCTCTCCCCGGGCCACAGTGTCGACCCTAGCCCCAGTCCTGAGGCCCCGGGCCCCTCCACATCTTCTGCCGCCAGACACCACCGTGCACACCGTAGTGGAGGGGCCAGGGACGAGCGCTACAGATCAG ACATCCACACAGAGGCTGTGCAGGCAGCACTGGCcaaacacaaagaagagaagatggCACTGCCCATGCCAACCAAGAGACGCTCAGCCTTTGTTCAGTCTCCCATAGATACTTGCACACCTCCAG aCACATCTTCTGCATCAGAGGATGAGGGCTCGCTGCGCAGAAAGGCAGCTCTCAGTGCAGTGCTCGCCCAGAGCCTGCAGAGCCCTGATTACTGGATCAACCGTTCCGTCCAAAGCTCCTCCACGTCCTCGTCTgcttcctccaccctctcccaTGGAGAGCCAAAGACCCAGCCCCAGCTCCAACCCGCTGTTTCCCTGTTGGCGGACGTACTGTCCCACACACGCATAG AAAACAGTGTGCCCCCAGATGTGACATCCTCCACTCCCCAGGAGAGAGGGTCCAGGGTTGACCTGCCTCCGGCGGTTAGGGGTATGAGCCGTGGACAGAGCCGCTCCAGCATGCTGGATACAGCTGAcg gaaaaagaaaag GCGTGCCTGTCAACAGCAGGGTGTCCACCAAGATCCAGCAGCTGTTAAACACACTCAAACGGCCGAAGAGACCACCACTCAGCGAATTTTTTGTCGATGACTCTGAGGAGATTGTAgaag TGCCCCAGCCGGACCCCAACACCCCAAAGCCAGAGGGTCGTCAAATCATCCCAGTGAAGGGGGAGCCCCTCGGTGTGGTCAGTAACTGGCCTCCTGCCTTGCAGGCTGCCTTGGCCCGCTGGGGGGCCACCCAGGCCAAGAGCCCTGCCCTCACTGCTCTGGATATCACTGGCAAACCCCTCTACACACTCACATATG GCAAACTATGGAGTCGCAGTCTGAAACTGGCCTATACACTTCTGAATAAACTGGGCACCAAGACAGAACCAGTCCTTCAACCTGGAGATCGG GTGGCGCTGGTGTATCCTAACAGTGACCCCGGCATGTTCTGGGTGGCTTTCTATGGCTGCCTCTTAGCTGAGGTCATCCCTGTACCCATTGAGGTACCACTGTCACGACAG GATGCAGGCAGCCAGCAGATTGGCTTCCTATTGGGCAGCTGTGGTGTTAGTCTGGCGCTCACCAGCGAGGTGTGTCTCAAAGGGCTGCCCAAGACACCAAACGGAGAGATCATCCAGTTCAAAG GGTGGCCAAGAATGAAATGGGTGGTGACAGACACAAAGTACCTGACCAAACCATCCAAAGACTGGCAGCCTCACATCCCCACCgccaacacagacacagcctACATCGAG TACAAAGCCAGTAAGGAGGGGACGGTGATGGGAGTTGCTGTGTCCAAGATCTCCATGCTGACACACTGTCAAGCCCTGACACAGGCTTGTAACTACTGTGAAG gGGAGACGCTTGTAAATGTGTTGGACTGCAAGAAGGATATGGGCTTGTGGCATGGCGTCTTAACG AGTGTCATGAACAGAATCCACACCATCACAGTGCCATACGCTGTCATGAAAGCATGTCCCATGTCCTGGGTGCAGAGGGTGCACATTCACAAAG CACGCGTGGCCTTGGTGAAGTGCCGTGACCTCCACTGGGCCATGATGGCCCACAAGGACCAGAGAGACACCAATCTGTCCTCCATACGTATGCTTATTGTGGCTGATGGCGCAAACCCAT GGTCTGTGTCGTCATGTGATGCCTTCCTGAATGTGTTCCAGTCTCATGGTCTGAAGCCTGAGGTGATCTGTCCATGTGCCACCTCTCCTGAGGCTCTGACCGTGGCAATACGCAG GCCTGGTGCAAGAGGAGCTCCACTACCCGCCAGGGCCATCCTGTCCATGGGTGGGCTGAGCCACGGGGTGATTAGGGTgaacacagaggacaaaaaCTCTGCTCTCACTGTTCAGGATGTGGGCCACATCATGCCGGGAG ctttgATGTGCATTGTTAAACCTGATGGGTCTCCTCAGCTGTGCAAGACAGATGAAATAGGAGAGATTGTGATCAACTCTCGGGCTGGAGGTACCATGTACTACGGCCTGCCTGGTGTCACCAAGAACACATTTGAG GTGATCCCCGTCAACCAAGCCGGAGCACCCATAGGAGAAATTCCCTTCAGTCGGACCGGTCTGCTTGGATTTGTAGGACCG GGAAGTCTGGTGTTTGTTGTGGGGAAGATCGAGGGCCTGCTGATGGTGAGTGGGCGACGCCACAACGCCGACGACCTGGTGGCCACCGCGCTAGCAGTAGAGCCTGTCAAAACAGTTTACAGGGGGAG GATCGCCGTGTTCTCTGTGACGGTGTTTTATGACGAGAGGATAGTGATTGTGGCAGAGCAGAGGCCTGACGCCAGTGAGGAGGACAGCTTCCAGTGGATGAGTCGAGTGCTGCAG GCCATAGACAGTATCCACCAGGTCGGTCTGTACTGTCTCGCACTCGTCCCAGCCAACACCCTCCCAAAGACGCCCCTTGGAGGCATACACATCTGTGAAACCAAGCAGAACTTTCTGGAGGGAAACCTGCACCCCTGTAACATCCTCATGTGCCCACACACCTGTGTTACCAACCTACCCAAGCCACGCCAGAAACAGCCAG TGGATGTCGGTCCAGCTTCTATGCTGGTCGGCAACTTGGTGGCAGGGAAACGCATCGCCCAGGCTACAGGCAGAGAGCTGGGTGTGGTGGAGGACCAGGATCTGATCCGAAAG CACCAGTTCTTGTCTGAAGCTCTGCAGTGGAGAGCTCAAACCGACCCAGACCATGTCCTATATGTGCTGCTCAATGCCAAG GGGGTGGCAGTGTGCACAGCTACTTGTGCTCAGCTGCacaagagagcagagaaaatcaCAGCTACCCTCATGGAGAGAGGAGGCCTCAACACAGGAGACAATGTGGTGCTACTTTATCCcccag GTATTGACCTGATAGCTGCCTTCTATGGCTGCCTCTATGCGGGGGTCATCCCTGTGACAGTGAGGCCGCCACACCCACAAAACCTGGCTGCTACTCTCCCCACTGTCCGCATGATCATCGAC GTGAGCAAAGCAGCCTGCATCCTCACCACTCAGCCTCTCATGAGGATCCTCAGGTCCAGGGAGGCTGCTGCCAGTGTCAACATCAAGACGTGGCCCACCATCATCGATACAG ATGATCTTCCCAGAAAGCGGCCACCGCACATTTATAAGCCCCCTACGGCTGAGATGCTGGCCTACCTGGACTTCAGTGTGTCCACCACAGGCATGTTGACTGGAGTCAAG ATGTCTCATGCTGCAGTCAGTACTCTGTGCCGCTCCATTAAGCTGCAGTGTGAGCTCTACTCCTCACGCCAAATAGCCATCTGCCTGGACCCGTACTGTGGCCTGGGCTTTGTCCTGTGGTGCCTCTCCAG TGTTTACTCAGGTCACCAGTCCATCCTTATCCCTCCTCTGGAGCTGGAAGGCTCGCTGCCTGTGTGGCTGAGCACGCTCAGTCAGTACAAAATCAGAGACACATTCTGCTCCTACTCTGTCATGGAGCTCTGCACCAAAGGCCTGGGCACCCAGACGGAGATGCTGAAG GCGCGAGGTCTGAATCTGTCGTGCGTGCGGAGCTGTGTGGTGATAGCAGAGGAGCGTCCTCGCCTCGCCCTCACGCAGTCCTTCTCCAAGCTCTTCAAAGATCTCGGCCTGTCACCGCGTGCCGTCAGCACCGCCTTTGGCTCCAGGGTCAACCTGGCCATCTGCCTGCAG GGCACTTCTGGACCAGACCCCTCCACCGTCTATGTTGACATGAAGTCTCTGCGCCACGACAG gGTGAGGCTGGTTGAACGAGGAGCGCCACAGAGTCTTCCCCTCATGGAGTCAGGCACT ATCCTTCCAGGAGTGAGGGTCATCATAGTTAACCCGGAGACCAGAGGCCCACTGGGAGATTCACATCTTGGGGAG aTCTGGGTGAGCAGCTCTCACAGCGCCAGTGGCTACTACACCATCTATGGGGAGGAGAGCCTGCAGGCTGATCATTTCAACACCAGACTCAGCTTTGGGGAGCCCCACACTCTGTGGGCCAGGACAGGTTACCTGGGCTTCATCAAGAGGACTGAGCTACTGGATGCAAGCGGAG ATCGTCACGATGCCTTGTTTGTGGTGGGTTCCCTTGATGAAACGTTGGAACTGAGGGGATTACGCTATCACCCCATTGACATCGAGACGTCTGTGTCCCGTGCCCATCGCAGCATCGCAGAGAG TGCCGTGTTTACATGGACcaacctgctggtggtggtggcggagCTGAGCGGCTCGGAGCAGGAGGCCTTGGACCTGGTGCCCCTCGTCACCAACGTGGTCCTGGAGGAGCACCACCTCATCGTCGGGGTGGTGGTCATCGTGGACCCCGGGGTGATTCCCATCAACTCCAGGGGAGAGAAGCAGAGGATGCACCTGCGAGACTCCTTCCTGGCCGACCAACTGGACCCCATCTACGTGGCCTACAACATGTGA